The stretch of DNA CGCCAGCCGGTTGTAGACCACCCGCGCCACCTTGGCCATGTCCTCCTCGTTGTCCGCCTCGCCCTGCACCAGGCTGGCGATGACCACCAGCCCGTACGGGGTCTGCCCGTTGCCGGCCGCCAGCGAGTCCACGTCCTCGGCGCCGTACACCTTGCCGCTCTGGCCGACCATCTGCTGGAGCAGCGCGAGCGGGCCGCTGTCCCCCGTCACCGGGTAGGTCGCGGGGAAGAGGTAGCCCTCGGCGTTGCCGTTCGCCTGGTCGGGCAGGCCGAGCTCGGCGAGGTGCTGCTGGGCGGTGGTCTGGGTGGTGCCGGGCGGCAGCTTGAGCTTCTGGTCGATCGCGGCGTAGACCTGGGCGGCGCGCCAGCCCTCGGGGATGGTGAGCGCGTTGGCGTTGGCCGGGTCGAGCAGCACGTTGAGCGCGTTGGCGGCCGACATCTGCTGCTTGAGCTGGTAGACGCCCGGCTGGATCCGGGTGCCGGCCGCGCTGTGCGCCGCCGCCTCGGTGAAGGCCCGGGTGCTGGCCACCACGCCGTTCTTGACCAGGGCCTGCCCGATCTGGGTCAGCGAGGCCCCCTGGGCCACCGAGACCTGCACCGTGCCGCTGCCCCCGCCGGGGTAGTCGGCGGCCGGTGCCTGGCCGCTCGGCCAGAGCAGCACGGCCGCCAGTGCCACCGCGCAGACCACGCCCACCAGCGCGCCGACGCTCAGGCAGCAGGCCAGGCCGCTGCGCAGCCGGCGCGGGTCCGGCAGGTCGAGCGCGGGCGGCGCCCCGGGCGGGGCGGCCTCCGGCTCGGCGGCGGGCGCGCCGAGGTGCCCGGGGGTCAGACCGGGTGCGCTGTACGGGTCGGTCAACGGGCCGCTTCTCCCCCAGGAACGGATCCTCCCGGGAACGGACCCCCGGGAACGAATCGGGGGCCCGTGCGGACGCGTCCGCACGGGCCCCCACCAGGGAAGCTAGCCCAGCACCACTACTCGGTGGGCTCGACGCACTCGCCGGGGGCGCGGCCACTCACCCGTTCGGTCTCAAGCGCGCTCTGCAGGATCACCACGGCGGCCGCCTGGTCGATCACCGAGCGGCCCTTCTTGGACGAACGCCCGGCGGCACGCATGCCCTGGGCGGCCGTCACCGTGGTCATCCGCTCGTCCACCAGGCGCACCTTCACCGGGTAGACCAGCATCGCCAGCCGACCCGCGTACTC from Kitasatospora sp. MMS16-BH015 encodes:
- the mltG gene encoding endolytic transglycosylase MltG, producing MTDPYSAPGLTPGHLGAPAAEPEAAPPGAPPALDLPDPRRLRSGLACCLSVGALVGVVCAVALAAVLLWPSGQAPAADYPGGGSGTVQVSVAQGASLTQIGQALVKNGVVASTRAFTEAAAHSAAGTRIQPGVYQLKQQMSAANALNVLLDPANANALTIPEGWRAAQVYAAIDQKLKLPPGTTQTTAQQHLAELGLPDQANGNAEGYLFPATYPVTGDSGPLALLQQMVGQSGKVYGAEDVDSLAAGNGQTPYGLVVIASLVQGEADNEEDMAKVARVVYNRLAKGMPLQFDSAINYALGRSTLTTTNVDTKLDSPFNTYLHPGLPPTPIANPGRDALRAAAHPADGDWLYFVTVRPGDTRFTDSFDQQQKNVAEFNAVQSQARSSPSASGH